AGGATGAGGGCCGATCCCAGCCAGATGCCGATCTGGCCCCACTGGGCGAAGGTCAGGGCCCGCCTCCAGGCCTCCGTCTCGTTGAGGGTCAGGTTGGCCGCCCTCCAGTTCATGGCGATGTAGTAGGTCGACCGGAGCCCGAGGCCCAAGAAGAGGGAGGCCAGGCCCGTCTGGATGAGCAGGAGCCCTTCCCGCCGGGGCCGGGGGGCCAGGAGCGGGGCGGGCGCTGGCGGGCCGAGAAGGGTCTGGCCCACCTCGGTGGCGGCGAAGTCCAGAAGGGCCTGGTGCGATTCGAAGCTCTCCAGAAGATGGTTGCGGCCCAGGAGGTGGAGCCGGTGCAGCTCCATCTGGCGCTGGGCGCGCTGGGCCCAGAGCCAGGCCAGAAAGCCCATGAAGCAGAGGGTTGCGACGATCTGGAGGGTTTCGTAGAGCAGGTGCAGCATGGGGATCCTTCCCGGGAATTGGCCCGTCCCCATGCAGACATCCGGAGGGGTGGACCGGTTAACAGGATTGAACCCGGCCCGGGAACTGGCAACGATGCCCGCCTGCCTCCCCCGGCCTTTCACGGCTCCCGGGCGCCTGCCGTAGACTGGACGCTCCTCGGGAGCTTTCATGGATCGGTTCGGGAGTTCGAAGCTGCGCATCGGCTGGACGCTGGTCTGCCTGTTCCTCGCGGGGCTGGTGGCCATGGGCGTCCGGGGACAGCAGGGGCCGGAAGGCTCGCAGATCATCGCCTTCGGGACGCAGGTGCCCCTGGGCGCGGACTCGCTGAGGTCCTATGTTCTGGGCAACCTCCAGGGCGTGATGTACTGGGTGGTGTCGCTGGTGGTGCTGCTGGGCGCCTTCGGCCCCGTGAGCCAGTGGACGGCGGCCGCGGCGCGGGGGGAGCGCCTCAAGGGCTTCTTTGCGGGCACGGGCCTGGGGTTCGTCCACGGGCTGTTCCTGTCCCAGGTGGCGCTGATCCCGGTGTGGGTCCTGAGCTGGCGCCTCATCGGCGAAGCCTGGCCGCCGGAGTTGCTGCGGGCGGACCTGCACGGCCTGCTGCTGGGTCTCCAGATGCTGCTGTGGGCGGTGCTGCTCTCGCGGCTGCTGAAGTCCAGCGCGGGCTTGGCCCTGCTGCTCACGCTGCTGCTCCGCGAGCTGGGACCGAAGCTGAGCTTCTTCCTGGATTTCGGCCAGGATCTGGGCTGGAGCACCGGCCAGGTGAAGGTGCTGGAGGTCTTCGTCCGCCTGCTGCCCATGGCCCAGCTGCCGTCGGATCCCTTCTCCCCGCTGGCCCTGCCCCTTTCCATCGGTGGCCCGCTGGTGCTGGGGGCGCTGGCCATGATGCTTCCCGTGGGCGGTGGGCGGAAGTAGCTCGGTGCGCCGCAGCCTCGGGCTCCTTCTCCCGGCGCTCCTCGTGGCGCAGAGCGCCCAGGATCCGGCGGAGCTGCGCCAGAAGCTGGCGGCGATCCAGGGCCGGCTGGGACAGGTGGACCGGCAGCTGGAGGTCCTGAAGAAGCGACGCAAGGGCGTGCTGGTGGAGATCCAGGGCATCTCCCTGCAGCGGGACCGGGCCAAAGCCCAGGTGGAGGGCGCCCGGCTGCGCCGGGACCAGGCCCAGAGCGAAGTCCAGACCATCAGCCGGGAACAGACGCGCATCCAGGGCGAGGTGCTGAAGCTCCAGGGTGACCTGCGCAAACAGGTGCGGTGGATGCAGGCCCTGGGACCCATGGGGGACCTGGGGTTCTATTCGACCTTCCGGGACCTGGAGGCGTGGCTGGTGGAAGGCCGCATGCTGGCCTGGGTGCGCCTGCAGGAGCGCAAGCGTCTGGACCACATCCATCGCCTGCAGGGTGACCTCAGCGCCAAGGAAAAGGCCCTTAAGGAGGTCCTGACGCGCCTGGCCAGCGAGGAGCGCGAGGCCGCCCAGCTCCAGGCCGCCCTGCGGCTCCAGGAGGAGAAGCTCAACGGTTTTCTCGACGGCCTGCAGAAGGACGAGGTCGCCCAGAAACAGGCCCAGGCCGAGCTGGCGGAAGAGGCCGTGCAGCTGGAGCGCCTGCTGGCCGGCCTGCTGGCCAAGCCCAAGGGCGAGGCCTTCGAGGCGGCCGTGGCCTTCGCCAACCTTCGCGGGGAGTTGCCGCAGCCCGTGGAAGGGACCCTGGCCCAGGGGTTCGGCGAGCACCTGCATCCCCGGTTCCGCACCAAGACCCTGCAGAGCGGCCTGCTCATCGCGGCCAACGGCGGCGCCCCGGTGAACGCGGTGGCCGATGGCAAGGTGGCCTTCGCCGACTACTACCAGAGCTACGGGCCCATGGTGATCCTCGACCACGGCGGCGGCTGGTTCAGCCTCTACACCCACCTCCTGGGCCTCCAGGTCGCCAAGGGCCAGGTGCTGAAGGGCGGCGAGGCCGTGGGCGCCGTGGGCGACACCGTGGACGGCCCCCGCCTCGGATTCGAGATCCGCCACCAGGCCCAGCCCCAGGATCCGCAGAAGTGGCTGAAGAAGCGGTACCGGTAGTTAGTCCGGGGGTTCCGTGCTCGACGCGGCTCAGCCGCGCCTTGCTTTCATTCCTCTGAAGGATTCACCCAGCGCGACTTGGCCGGGGGCCTTATCGCACCACGCTGCTGGCGTTGAAGAGCGGCACATAGATGGCGAGCAGCAGGGCGAGGACGATGACGCCCATGAAGAGGATGAGCACGGGACCGATGAGGCTGGTGACCACCGTGGTGGCCTTCTCGACCTCCTGATCGAAGAAGTCGGCCACATGGTCGAGCATCTCGGGAAGGGCGCTGCTCTGCTCGCCCACCCGGACCATCTCGACGGCCAGGGGATCCAGCAGCTTCGCCTGCTCCAGAGCCTGGTGCAGGCTGCTGCCTGCGCGGACCTTGTCGGTGACCAGGCGCAGGCCGGTCTTCATGCGTTCGCTGGGGCTGGTGCGCTGCACCACCTCCAGGGCCTGCACGGCGGGCATGCCGCCGGCGAGCAGCACGCCCAGCGTGCGGGAAAAGACGCTGGAGCTGTACATGCGGTACAGGGTGCCGATCTTGGGCAGCATCAGCAGCAGCCGCTCCGCCAGCTTGCGGCCGGCCTCGGAGGCCACCATCCAGCGGATGAGCACGACGAGCCCGATCACGGCCAGGCCCTGGAGCCACAGGGTGGAGCTGATCACCTTGCCCATGCCGAGCAGCACGCGGGTGAACAGGGGCATCTCGATGTCGCCGCCGGCGTAGAACTCGGCGAAGCGGGGCAGCACCACATTGAAAATCACGCCCATGGCGAGGATCAGCACCATCACCAGGAAGGCCGGGTAGAAGAGGGCCTCGATGATGCGGCGGCGGCTGGTCTGCGCGAACTTCTGGAAGGCCAGCCACCGGGCCAGGACCTCGGGCATGGTGCCGCTGCGCTCGCCGGCCACCACATTGCTTCGGTAGACCGCCGGGAAGGTGCCGGCCTGCTCCAGGGCGTCGGAGAAGGACATGCCCTCCCGGACCAGTTCCACCACCTGGGTCAGGCTGCGGCGCAGCAGGGGATCCTTGCCGTGGCCCACCAGCAATTCCAGGGACTGGAGCAGGGGGATGCCCGCCTTCAGCAGGGCCAGCAGTTCCTGGTTGAACAGCACCAACGACTCGGTCTTCAGCTGGGCGCGGCTTCGGAAGGCCGTGTCCGTGCGGGTGATGTCCAGCGGGAAGCCGCCTTCGGCCAGCACGCGGGCCCGCAGGGCTTCGGCGCTATCGGCCTCGAAGTCCCGGGTCAGGACCTCGCCGTTGGAATGGGTGAGCCGGACCGTGAATCGCATGGGCACCTGGACAGACTTTGAGGATAGCTGGAACTCCGCCCGCCCCCCTAAGCCCAGTTCCCTGGGAAAGTAGTCTTGGTCATCACCTGGAGGCCGCGTGCCGCGCCGTTCGTTCGCCTTGCTCCCCGTTCTCGCCATCACCCTGCCCCTGACCCTGCCCCTGACCCTGCCATTGCCCCTCGTGGCCCAGGCGCTTCCTCAGGGCGCACCCGGGGCCCCCCTTCGCAGCGCGGTTCCAGAGCCCGTTTCCCTCGACCTCCGCGGGGTGGACGGCACCCAGCTGGTACCGAAGGACAACCGGGATGCCGCCCAGGCTGAGATCGTCCGCCAACGCTGGGTGCCCCTGGTCGCGGGGCTGAAGGGGGCCCCGGCGGTGCGCCTGCTGCTGCCGACGGGCGAGGGGCGGCTCCCCCTGCTGCTGGCCGCGGCCCAGGCCCTGAAGGCCCAGGCCCCGACCCAGCGGATCTATGTCGCGTTCGATCCCCAGGCGATGCCCCTGCTGGAGGAGACGGCCTGGGGCGCCGTGGACGGTGGCGCCCTGGTGGCCGCGGACCTGAATCCGGATCCGGAGGCCTGGCGGGGCCAGCTCACCCGGGCCCAGGACACCTTCCCCGGGCGCCCCTGGACCTTGTGGCTGCCCTCGGACCCCGGGCCCCTGCTCTCCGTCCTCATGGGCGATGGCGGGCGGGTGGTGGTGCCCGCGGGGGGCCCGGCCGCCCGGCTGGCGGAGGCCCTGCCGCCAGGGTTCACCGAGGTGGAAGGGGGACCGGGTGACCTGACCCTCCGGAGCCGCAAAGGCGAATCCCGGCGCTGGGTGTTCGCAGAGGGGGCCTGGTCTCCGGCCCCCCTGCCGAAGGATCGCCATGAAGTGGCCGTGACGGCCGCCGAAGCCTACGATGTGGGCGCTCTGCTGGCGAAGGTGCGGGCGACCCAACTGCGGTCCCGGGCCGCGGTGAGGACCGTGCAGGCGAAGGCCGATCTGGACCTGCACCTGCAGGGGGGCCGGGGGCCGGGCGGAGACCTGGGTTTCCGCTTCGCCTACTTCGAGA
The window above is part of the Geothrix sp. genome. Proteins encoded here:
- a CDS encoding peptidoglycan DD-metalloendopeptidase family protein, which produces MRRSLGLLLPALLVAQSAQDPAELRQKLAAIQGRLGQVDRQLEVLKKRRKGVLVEIQGISLQRDRAKAQVEGARLRRDQAQSEVQTISREQTRIQGEVLKLQGDLRKQVRWMQALGPMGDLGFYSTFRDLEAWLVEGRMLAWVRLQERKRLDHIHRLQGDLSAKEKALKEVLTRLASEEREAAQLQAALRLQEEKLNGFLDGLQKDEVAQKQAQAELAEEAVQLERLLAGLLAKPKGEAFEAAVAFANLRGELPQPVEGTLAQGFGEHLHPRFRTKTLQSGLLIAANGGAPVNAVADGKVAFADYYQSYGPMVILDHGGGWFSLYTHLLGLQVAKGQVLKGGEAVGAVGDTVDGPRLGFEIRHQAQPQDPQKWLKKRYR
- a CDS encoding type II secretion system F family protein, with product MRFTVRLTHSNGEVLTRDFEADSAEALRARVLAEGGFPLDITRTDTAFRSRAQLKTESLVLFNQELLALLKAGIPLLQSLELLVGHGKDPLLRRSLTQVVELVREGMSFSDALEQAGTFPAVYRSNVVAGERSGTMPEVLARWLAFQKFAQTSRRRIIEALFYPAFLVMVLILAMGVIFNVVLPRFAEFYAGGDIEMPLFTRVLLGMGKVISSTLWLQGLAVIGLVVLIRWMVASEAGRKLAERLLLMLPKIGTLYRMYSSSVFSRTLGVLLAGGMPAVQALEVVQRTSPSERMKTGLRLVTDKVRAGSSLHQALEQAKLLDPLAVEMVRVGEQSSALPEMLDHVADFFDQEVEKATTVVTSLIGPVLILFMGVIVLALLLAIYVPLFNASSVVR